In Mesorhizobium sp. M9A.F.Ca.ET.002.03.1.2, the DNA window CCGGCTGCTGCCGAGCTCCGGCAGCGCCAGCTATCGCATGCGCGACGGCCAGCTCCGCGAGCTCTACCGCATGAGCGAGGCCGAGCGCCGCTTCCTGATGCGCACCGACTGGGGCTTTGTCCACCAGAACCCTGCCGACGGCCTGCGCATGACGGTGTCGGCCGGTGCCAATGTCGGCGAACGGCTGATGGCGGTCGGCGACCGCCACTATGGGAAAATCCGGGCCACGGCGGTCGATTGGCTGTCGCGTGTCGAGATCGACGAGGATCGCATCGACGACGAACCGCGCGCCTTTTCCGGCGGCATGCGCCAGCGCCTGCAGATCGCCCGCAACCTCGTTACCGGGCCGCGGCTGGTCTTCATGGACGAGCCGACCGGCGGCCTCGATGTCTCGGTGCAGGCGCGCCTGCTCGATTTGCTGCGCGGGCTGGTCACCGATCTCGGCCTTGCGGCGATCGTCGTCACCCACGACTTGGCGGTGGCGCGTCTGCTGTCGCAGCGCATGATGGTGATGAAGGACGGCCACGTCGTCGAAAGCGGCCTCACCGATCGCGTGCTCGACGATCCGCGCGCGCCTTACACCCAGCTTCTTGTTTCCTCGATATTGCAGGTGTGACCATGGCAACCCCTCTCGTGGTCTCCGACGTCGCCAAGAGCTTCACCATGCATCTGCGCGACGGCATTAAATTGCCTGTTGTCGCCGGCGTGTCGTTCTCGCTAAGGGCCGGCGAATGCACCGTGCTCGGCGGCCCGTCCGGCGCCGGCAAGAGCTCGATCCTGAAGATGCTCTACGGCAATTATGCCGTCGATGAAGGCCAGATCATCGTCCAGCATGAGGACGGGCTCATCGACCTCGCGACGGCCAGCCCACGCAAAGTGCTTGCCGTGCGCCGGCTCACGATCGGCTATGTCAGCCAGTTCCTGCGCACCGTGCCGCGTGTCTCCGCCCTTGATGTCGTCGCCGAACCGCTGGTCGAACGCGGCGAGGACCGTGAGGTTGCGCGCGGCAAGGCACGCGCCTTGCTGGCTCAGCTCAACCTGCCGGAAAAGCTCTGGGCGCTGCCGCCGGCGACGTTTTCCGGCGGCGAGCAGCAGCGCGTAAACATCGCGCGCGGCTTCATCACCGAGCATCCGATCCTGCTGCTCGACGAGCCGACCGCTTCGCTCGATGCCAGGAACCGCGACGTGGTGATTGCGCTGATCGCGGCCAAGAAGGCGGCGGGCGTCGCCCTGCTCGGCATCTTCCACGACCACGACGTGCGCGAGGCGGTGGCCGACCGCACCATCGACGTGACCGCCTTCGCCGCCGGGAAAATCGCCGCATGACCAGAAACCTGTCGGAGGCGCCGCTGGTCCACGAGACGGCGGAAGTCGAGGGCTCGACGCTTGGCCGCTGGACCGAGATCGCCGACCGCTGCCGGGTTTCGGAAAGCACGTTGGGCGACTACTCCTACATGATGCAGGACTGCGGTGTTTGGTGCGCGACGATCGGCAAGTTCGCCAACATCGCCGCCAATGTGCGCATCAATGCCACCAACCACCCGACCTGGCGGCCGACACTGCACCATTTCACCTATCGCGCTTCGGACTATTGGGACGACGCCGAGCACGAGAGCGAATTCTTCGCCCAGCGCCGCGCCAGGCGCGTCACCATCGGCCACGACACCTGGCTTGGCCACGGCTCGACCATCCTGCCCGGCGTCACCGTCGGCGATGGCGCGGCGGTCGGCGCCGGCGCGGTGGTGTCGAAGGACGTCGCGCCCTACACCATCGTCGGCGGCGTGCCGGCCAAGCCGATCCGCGAACGCTTCGACCGCCGCACGGCCGAGCGCTACCAGGCACTCGCCTGGTGGGATTGGGACCATGCCCGCCTGCGCGCCGCGCTCGATGATTTTCGCGCGCTTTCGGCGGAAGCGTTTCTGGAAAAATACGGCGGCTGAAGACGGTGAATGGTGAATGGTCAATAGTGAATGGCTAACGATAGTGTTCGAGGCTCAGTGAAGCCTTTCTTGTCACCATTCACCATTCACCATTCACCATTCACCATTCACTATTCACCATTCACTATTCACCACCCTGGCCTGTGGGCGGTAACAAAACTGACATCAATCCGACACCGCAGGTTCACGTGGCTGCGCTAGCGAAGGTTAACAGACCTTCAAGCGCGACTGGACTGGAATTTGCCTATGTCAGCCCCCCTGCCGGCAACCTCAGCCACGCTTGATATCCGCGGCATTACCCGCCGGTTTGGCAAGAATGCCGCCGTCAGCAATGTCGATATCTCGATCCCGCACGGTCAGATGGTCGGCATCATCGGTCGGTCCGGCGCCGGCAAGTCGACGCTTTTGCGCATGATCAACCGTCTCATCGATCCGAGCCAGGGGTCGATTTTTTTTGACGGGGCTGAAGTCTCGCGGTTGCGCGGCTCGCCGCTCCGGCGCTGGCAGCGCGACTGCGCCATGATCTTTCAGCAGTTCAACCTGGTGCCGCGCCTCGACGTCCTGACCAACGTGCTGCTCGGCCGGCTCAATCACCGCTCGACCCTTGTCAATCTGCTCGGCGTCTTCTCCCGTGAGGAGCGGGCCGAGGCGATCGCGGCGCTCGAGCGTCTCGACATCGCCCGCACGGCGCTGCAGCCGGCCGGCACCTTGTCGGGCGGCCAGCAGCAGCGCGTCGCGATTGCCCGCGCCATGATGCAGAAACCGAAAGTCATCCTTGCCGACGAGCCGATCGCTTCGCTCGACCCGCTCAACGCCAAGGTGGTGATGGATTCCCTGCAGGACATCAATCTGCGCGAGGGCCTCACCGTCGTCACCAATCTGCACACGCTGGATACCGCGCGCACCTATTGCAACCGCATCATCGGCATGGCCGCCGGCAAGGTCGTGTTCGACGGCCCGCCCGAAGACCTCAACCGCGAGGCCGTGCGCATGGTCTACGGTGCCGACAGCAATGGCGGCGAAATCTCCGAGGCCATCACCTCGACCAGCGTCACCATCAAGCAAAAAATCACTGCATCCGCCGGACCGCTCGAGCCCGCATTTCCTGGCTACTAGTCCATGATCCCGACAAGTGGATACCGGTATACGGTGGAGATCATGGACAGACAAAAAGAGCGCCTGGATCGCCAGCCCGCGTCAAGGACGCTGTCAAAATTCGAACGCTGCCGGCGCGATGCCGGAACCAACAGGAGAGACGCGAATGTTTAGAAAGATACTTTTCGGTGCCGTTTCCATCATAGCCATGGCGATCGGCGCGGTCCAGGCACAGGACCTGAAGGAGTTCCGCGTCGGCATTTTGGGCGGCGAGAACGAAGCCGACCGTCTGCGCAACTACCAGTGCTTCGCCGACCACATCAAGGACGTCCTCGGCGTCGAGAAAGTTTCGCTGTTCCCGGCCGCCGATTACGACGGCGTCATCCAGGGCCTGCTCGGCGGCACGCTTGACTATGCCGAACTTGGCGCTTCCGCCTACGCCAAGGTTTATCTCGAGAACAAGGACGCGGTTGAGCCGATCCTGACGACGGTCCAGACCGACGGTTCCACCGGCTACCATTCGGTCATGGTCGCCCGTGCTGATTCCGGCATCAAGACGCTCGCCGACATGAAGGGCAAGAAACTCGGTTTCGCCGATCCCGATTCGACGTCTGGTTACCTGATCCCGGTCACGTCGCTGCCCAAGGACATCGGCATGGATGTGAAGGACTACTTCGCGTCGACCGGCTTCGGCGGCGGCCATGAGCAGCTTGTCCTTGAAGTCCTGAAGGGCACGTTCGATGCCGGCGCCACCTGGGCCTCCGGCGTCGGCGATTTCAAGGACGGCTACAGCTCGGGCAATCTGCGCAAGATGGTCGACAAGGGCGTCCTCAAAATGGACGACCTCGTCGAACTGTGGCAGTCGCCGCTGATCCCAAACGGTCCGCTGGTCTTGCGTGCGTCGATCGACGCCGACGCCAAGCAGAAGATCACCGATTTCCTGACCAAGCTTCCGGAAACCGATCCGGCGTGTTTCTCGGCGATACAAGGCGGCGACTTCAAAGCCTATTCGCCAGTCACCCCGGAGTTTTATCAGGCGATCATCGACGCCCGTAAAGCGAAGATCGGCTCGTAAGTAGACTGCCACAACGCCGCCGGGGCCATGTGCCGCCGGCGGCGTTGCCGCATCATGGGCCGGGGATCTATCGATGAGTGCGACCGACGTTTACCGCGCGCCTGCGTTTTCACCGGAGGGGGCCACGGTCGAGCGGCACTGGCGCGACCTCGCCGCCCGCCGGCGCCTTTACACGATCGGAGGCCTGGTTTTCCTGCTTCTTGCGCTTTCCGGCTCGCTCTGGTTCGCAAATGAAACCAACGCCGGAAAGTTCTTCGACCGTCTACCCTACATCGCCGACTTTTTCACCGAGTTGAAGCCACGCGATTGGTTCGACCCGGTGCGCGCGCTGTTCGACCTGCCGTCGCCCTACGACGATGGCAGCCTCAAGTTCGACTACCCTGAAGGCCGGGTCTACCTGACCCAAAGCATCTACATTCCGGAGTATTTCCACCGGATGATCGAGACGCTGAACATCGCCCTGTTTTCGACGCTCGTGGGCTCCACATT includes these proteins:
- the phnL gene encoding phosphonate C-P lyase system protein PhnL, with the protein product MATPLVVSDVAKSFTMHLRDGIKLPVVAGVSFSLRAGECTVLGGPSGAGKSSILKMLYGNYAVDEGQIIVQHEDGLIDLATASPRKVLAVRRLTIGYVSQFLRTVPRVSALDVVAEPLVERGEDREVARGKARALLAQLNLPEKLWALPPATFSGGEQQRVNIARGFITEHPILLLDEPTASLDARNRDVVIALIAAKKAAGVALLGIFHDHDVREAVADRTIDVTAFAAGKIAA
- the phnK gene encoding phosphonate C-P lyase system protein PhnK, with the translated sequence MTDEPLLRVSALSKFYGSRVGCENVTFDLWPGEVLAVVGESGSGKTTLLNCLSTRLLPSSGSASYRMRDGQLRELYRMSEAERRFLMRTDWGFVHQNPADGLRMTVSAGANVGERLMAVGDRHYGKIRATAVDWLSRVEIDEDRIDDEPRAFSGGMRQRLQIARNLVTGPRLVFMDEPTGGLDVSVQARLLDLLRGLVTDLGLAAIVVTHDLAVARLLSQRMMVMKDGHVVESGLTDRVLDDPRAPYTQLLVSSILQV
- the phnD gene encoding phosphonate ABC transporter substrate-binding protein is translated as MFRKILFGAVSIIAMAIGAVQAQDLKEFRVGILGGENEADRLRNYQCFADHIKDVLGVEKVSLFPAADYDGVIQGLLGGTLDYAELGASAYAKVYLENKDAVEPILTTVQTDGSTGYHSVMVARADSGIKTLADMKGKKLGFADPDSTSGYLIPVTSLPKDIGMDVKDYFASTGFGGGHEQLVLEVLKGTFDAGATWASGVGDFKDGYSSGNLRKMVDKGVLKMDDLVELWQSPLIPNGPLVLRASIDADAKQKITDFLTKLPETDPACFSAIQGGDFKAYSPVTPEFYQAIIDARKAKIGS
- the phnC gene encoding phosphonate ABC transporter ATP-binding protein — translated: MSAPLPATSATLDIRGITRRFGKNAAVSNVDISIPHGQMVGIIGRSGAGKSTLLRMINRLIDPSQGSIFFDGAEVSRLRGSPLRRWQRDCAMIFQQFNLVPRLDVLTNVLLGRLNHRSTLVNLLGVFSREERAEAIAALERLDIARTALQPAGTLSGGQQQRVAIARAMMQKPKVILADEPIASLDPLNAKVVMDSLQDINLREGLTVVTNLHTLDTARTYCNRIIGMAAGKVVFDGPPEDLNREAVRMVYGADSNGGEISEAITSTSVTIKQKITASAGPLEPAFPGY
- a CDS encoding DapH/DapD/GlmU-related protein, which encodes MTRNLSEAPLVHETAEVEGSTLGRWTEIADRCRVSESTLGDYSYMMQDCGVWCATIGKFANIAANVRINATNHPTWRPTLHHFTYRASDYWDDAEHESEFFAQRRARRVTIGHDTWLGHGSTILPGVTVGDGAAVGAGAVVSKDVAPYTIVGGVPAKPIRERFDRRTAERYQALAWWDWDHARLRAALDDFRALSAEAFLEKYGG